Proteins encoded within one genomic window of Flavobacterium gilvum:
- a CDS encoding UxaA family hydrolase, which produces MQKKLIKVNPADNVIVALTDLVQNEQITFEGTTVIPTTDVKAKHKIAEKDFAIGDEIIMYGVLVGKAVEPVKKGEVITTENVKHQSEKVFGKTGNLGWTPPNIERWKDKTFNGYHRADGQVGTKNVWLFIPLVFCENKNIEKLKDIFENELLPKKEVSYKNLLRSLIEEKSVEEVAEKNSNENLLDNIEVKFINHQGGCGGIRQDSDLLAKLLAGYVNNPNVAGATVLSLGCQNLQVNIFKDALKAISPNCDKEILIYEQQQIGTTDQMFQMVIKDSYEAIKRANKIERKPAPLTKLSIGLECGGSDGFSGISANPALGVVSDIFAALGAKSILAEFPELCGVEQELMNRCVDEEKADKFLALMKAFEKSVVDAGSGFDMNPSPGNIKDGLITDAMKSAGASKKGGTAPIVDVLDYGEYISKPGLNLLNTPGNDAECTTGLVGSGATIVLFTTGLGNPMGNPIAPVVKISSNTALVNRMSDIIDVNAGTVITGEKTITEVGAEIVDYIIELASGNVETKADQLKQDVFIPWKRGVSL; this is translated from the coding sequence ATGCAAAAAAAATTAATAAAAGTAAATCCAGCAGATAACGTAATTGTCGCTTTAACTGATTTGGTACAAAACGAACAAATTACGTTTGAAGGAACTACAGTCATACCAACAACAGATGTTAAAGCGAAACATAAAATCGCAGAGAAAGATTTTGCAATTGGTGATGAAATTATAATGTATGGCGTTTTGGTGGGAAAAGCTGTAGAACCCGTAAAAAAAGGAGAAGTAATTACCACCGAAAATGTAAAACATCAAAGTGAAAAGGTTTTTGGTAAAACCGGAAATTTAGGTTGGACTCCACCAAATATAGAGCGTTGGAAAGACAAAACTTTCAACGGATACCACCGTGCTGATGGACAAGTTGGAACCAAAAACGTTTGGTTATTTATTCCATTGGTTTTTTGTGAAAACAAAAATATCGAAAAACTGAAAGATATTTTCGAAAACGAATTACTGCCAAAAAAAGAAGTTTCTTATAAAAATTTATTACGCTCTTTAATTGAAGAAAAAAGCGTGGAAGAAGTTGCTGAGAAAAATTCAAATGAAAATCTTTTAGATAATATCGAAGTAAAATTCATCAACCACCAAGGTGGTTGTGGTGGAATTCGACAAGATTCGGACTTGTTGGCAAAACTGCTTGCAGGATATGTGAACAATCCAAATGTTGCTGGAGCAACTGTTTTAAGTTTGGGTTGCCAAAATTTGCAAGTAAATATTTTTAAAGACGCATTGAAAGCAATTAGTCCAAATTGTGATAAAGAAATTTTGATCTATGAGCAACAGCAAATCGGTACTACCGATCAAATGTTTCAAATGGTGATTAAAGATTCTTATGAAGCTATTAAAAGAGCAAACAAAATCGAACGTAAACCGGCTCCTCTTACTAAACTAAGTATTGGTTTGGAATGTGGTGGATCTGACGGATTTTCAGGAATATCCGCAAATCCAGCATTAGGAGTTGTTTCAGATATTTTTGCAGCTTTGGGAGCGAAAAGTATTTTGGCAGAGTTCCCGGAATTATGTGGCGTTGAGCAAGAATTGATGAATCGATGTGTGGACGAAGAAAAAGCAGATAAGTTTTTAGCGTTGATGAAAGCTTTTGAAAAATCAGTTGTAGATGCAGGTTCAGGCTTTGATATGAACCCATCTCCGGGAAATATTAAAGATGGACTAATTACCGACGCTATGAAATCTGCTGGTGCTTCTAAAAAAGGTGGAACTGCACCTATTGTAGACGTTTTAGATTACGGCGAATATATTTCAAAACCAGGTTTAAATCTTCTAAATACACCAGGAAATGACGCCGAATGTACCACCGGATTGGTTGGGTCAGGAGCAACAATAGTTTTATTTACCACAGGTTTAGGAAATCCGATGGGAAATCCAATTGCACCTGTTGTGAAAATTTCTTCAAACACGGCGTTAGTTAATAGAATGTCGGATATTATCGATGTAAATGCTGGAACTGTGATTACTGGTGAAAAAACCATTACCGAAGTTGGAGCAGAAATCGTAGATTATATTATAGAATTGGCGAGCGGAAACGTGGAAACAAAAGCAGATCAGTTGAAACAAGATGTATTTATTCCTTGGAAAAGAGGAGTATCATTATAA
- a CDS encoding tagaturonate reductase, which produces MKTLNRKNTGLEKLNPIKVVQFGEGNFLRAFVDYAFQRLNKEVDFNAGIAMVQPLKDGMVNMINDQDGLYTLFMNGIKKGEKIQDIQLIDNVVKAINPYTDFADYLALAKEEELQFIVSNTTEAGIEFIGTDTPDMQPPTAFPAKLTVLLYERFKHFNGDASKAVTIIPCELIDYNSETLKKIILQYCDLWKLEDAFKTWVSDACTYHSTLVDRIVPGYPRANIEEYNSKLDYQDNLIVAAEPFFLWAIEGGEDLKAKLPFHKTDLNVKIVDDIRPFKMIKVRILNGAHTSMVPISLLYGNKLVMETVNGDFTGKFVDNVIAEISETLAMDKNEITAYCEEVMDRFRNPFIKHALADIALNSISKFKVRVLPSLLGYYNNTKKLPVSLTYSLACLIQFYKGTWNNEALPVKDTPELVEAFNNIWKAGSLDSVVKQTLENTDFWGEDLTKINGLSEALVVALSEIEANGIENGFANFSKKF; this is translated from the coding sequence ATGAAAACATTAAATAGAAAAAATACAGGACTTGAAAAATTAAACCCTATCAAAGTAGTTCAATTTGGAGAGGGTAACTTCTTGAGAGCTTTTGTTGATTACGCTTTTCAAAGACTAAACAAAGAAGTTGATTTCAATGCCGGAATTGCAATGGTTCAGCCATTGAAAGATGGCATGGTAAACATGATTAATGACCAAGATGGTCTTTATACTTTGTTTATGAACGGAATCAAAAAAGGCGAAAAAATACAGGATATTCAGTTAATTGACAATGTTGTAAAAGCCATCAATCCATATACTGATTTTGCTGATTATTTAGCCTTAGCCAAAGAAGAAGAATTACAATTTATTGTTTCAAACACTACTGAAGCTGGAATTGAGTTTATCGGAACAGATACTCCAGATATGCAACCACCAACAGCATTCCCTGCAAAACTGACTGTTTTATTATACGAAAGATTCAAACACTTCAACGGAGATGCTTCTAAAGCGGTAACTATCATTCCTTGCGAACTTATTGATTACAACTCAGAAACTTTGAAAAAAATCATTTTGCAATATTGTGATTTGTGGAAATTAGAGGATGCATTTAAAACTTGGGTGTCAGATGCATGTACCTATCACAGTACTTTGGTTGACAGAATTGTACCTGGATATCCAAGAGCAAATATTGAAGAATACAATAGCAAATTGGATTATCAAGATAATTTAATTGTTGCTGCTGAACCCTTTTTCCTTTGGGCTATCGAAGGTGGCGAAGATTTGAAAGCAAAATTACCATTCCATAAAACGGATTTGAACGTGAAGATTGTTGACGATATTCGTCCTTTTAAAATGATCAAAGTTCGTATTTTGAACGGTGCACATACTTCTATGGTGCCAATTTCACTTTTGTATGGTAACAAATTGGTAATGGAAACAGTTAACGGTGATTTTACTGGAAAATTCGTTGACAACGTTATTGCTGAAATCAGCGAAACCCTCGCTATGGACAAAAATGAAATCACTGCATACTGTGAAGAGGTAATGGACCGTTTTAGAAATCCATTTATCAAACACGCACTTGCTGATATTGCTTTAAACTCTATCTCTAAATTCAAAGTAAGAGTATTGCCAAGTTTGTTAGGATACTACAACAACACTAAAAAATTACCTGTTAGCTTAACTTATTCATTAGCTTGTTTGATCCAATTCTACAAAGGAACTTGGAATAACGAAGCATTGCCTGTAAAAGATACTCCAGAATTAGTTGAAGCATTTAATAACATTTGGAAAGCAGGATCTCTAGATTCAGTTGTTAAACAAACACTTGAAAACACTGATTTCTGGGGTGAAGATTTAACAAAAATTAACGGTTTGTCTGAGGCTTTAGTGGTAGCTTTGAGTGAAATTGAGGCTAATGGAATCGAAAATGGTTTCGCTAATTTTAGCAAAAAATTTTAG
- a CDS encoding pectinesterase family protein: MKVKNLYLFLFCLLLMNCTAANNRSINDRSKKYDIIVDSKGSGNFLTVQEAINSVSDLKQMETTIFIKKGVYKEKIEVPQSKINITLIGEDKSKTILTYDDYASKMNTEGKAIGTSGSYSFAVNGDNFKAENITFENSAGAVGQAVAVRIDGDKVFFDNCNFIGFQDTIYTRADTSRQYYKNCYIEGATDFIFGASTALFEGCEIFSKKGGHYITAASTTLNKAYGYVFIDCKLTGDAEKETVYLGRPWRPNAKTVFIKCKMGEHINPLGWFNWNKLEAEATTFYAEYQCTGKGAETSSRVKWSHTLTDAKDYTVEKILNGWNPSQK, from the coding sequence ATGAAAGTGAAAAATTTGTATTTGTTTCTCTTTTGTCTGTTGTTAATGAATTGTACAGCAGCAAATAATAGAAGTATTAATGATCGCTCAAAAAAATATGACATCATTGTTGATTCAAAAGGTTCTGGAAATTTTTTGACAGTTCAGGAAGCAATTAATTCGGTTTCCGATTTAAAACAGATGGAGACCACAATTTTTATCAAAAAGGGTGTTTACAAAGAAAAAATTGAAGTACCCCAAAGCAAAATAAATATCACTTTGATAGGGGAGGACAAGTCCAAAACCATTCTTACTTATGACGATTATGCTTCTAAGATGAATACCGAAGGCAAAGCTATTGGTACTTCAGGGTCGTATAGTTTTGCTGTTAATGGAGATAATTTCAAAGCGGAAAATATTACTTTTGAAAACTCAGCTGGGGCTGTAGGGCAGGCGGTGGCTGTTAGAATTGATGGAGACAAAGTGTTTTTTGATAATTGCAATTTTATTGGTTTTCAGGACACGATTTATACTCGTGCAGATACCAGTAGACAATATTATAAAAATTGTTATATCGAAGGAGCAACTGATTTTATTTTTGGCGCTTCTACTGCTTTGTTTGAAGGCTGTGAGATATTTTCTAAGAAAGGAGGCCATTATATAACAGCGGCGTCAACAACGTTGAATAAAGCCTACGGATACGTCTTTATTGATTGTAAATTAACAGGTGATGCCGAGAAAGAAACTGTTTATCTGGGAAGACCTTGGCGCCCCAATGCCAAAACTGTTTTTATAAAATGTAAAATGGGAGAGCATATCAATCCTTTGGGATGGTTCAATTGGAATAAACTGGAAGCAGAAGCGACAACTTTTTATGCCGAATATCAATGTACGGGAAAAGGAGCTGAAACTTCTTCACGCGTGAAATGGTCGCATACTTTGACCGATGCAAAGGATTATACTGTTGAGAAGATATTAAATGGTTGGAATCCTTCTCAAAAGTAA
- a CDS encoding DUF5123 domain-containing protein, protein MNIKYILKGLIAILLLSLTFSSCETFNEPLLDGIGNTREFSPIDLKAFVRNKTSVELNWTVKEGVNSYVVEFSEDPNFGTIYKSVEVTAAQLPVTVQLQGETTYSIRVKAKTSGLDDSKWSVTTATTQPEQIFLPIVPGDIQAKQATLRWIPNSDVTQIVLTPGNITRVITAAEKTSGIAIVTGLTAETAYTATLYNGTKKRGVQTFTTAVDIGNGILVKPTDDLLQVINNAAPGAALYLEPGDYTAQSGTITLAKTLTLRGLRSYDKPKVKLNFTLNSGVANFSLIDLDLTGSGVTNASVITVSTAATITDILISNCYIHDYTRSMFANTAGAARINSLTIDNCIVKNVNTNAGAEFIDVRTAYVKSVVLQNSTFDTCSDSREFIRLDQSSGLSGTGLTSSVLISSCTLYKVSTTVSGKRLLYVRFANNSSTVKNTLITDMPLGIYSNQNGTATPTTPPTFSNNNYFNAPLLYATGTAANTIDASGTYGILDPKFANATNGDFTITNQALKDKNVGDPRWIK, encoded by the coding sequence ATGAATATAAAATATATATTAAAAGGATTAATAGCTATACTGTTATTATCCTTAACCTTCTCTAGCTGTGAGACTTTTAATGAACCACTGTTAGATGGGATAGGAAATACAAGAGAGTTTTCTCCAATTGACCTTAAGGCATTTGTAAGAAACAAGACTAGCGTTGAGTTGAATTGGACAGTGAAAGAAGGTGTAAATAGTTATGTTGTAGAATTCAGTGAGGATCCAAACTTTGGTACTATTTACAAAAGTGTTGAAGTTACCGCTGCACAATTGCCGGTGACTGTACAATTACAAGGTGAAACAACTTATTCTATTAGAGTAAAAGCAAAAACTTCTGGATTGGATGATTCTAAGTGGTCTGTTACAACGGCTACTACGCAACCAGAGCAAATTTTCTTGCCAATAGTTCCAGGAGATATACAGGCAAAACAAGCAACTCTTAGATGGATACCTAATAGTGATGTAACTCAAATAGTTCTTACACCTGGTAATATTACACGTGTTATTACTGCTGCCGAAAAAACTAGTGGAATTGCTATAGTTACCGGATTAACAGCTGAAACTGCTTATACAGCGACTTTATATAACGGTACAAAAAAGAGAGGTGTTCAAACCTTTACTACTGCTGTAGATATTGGTAATGGTATTCTTGTTAAGCCTACAGATGATTTATTGCAAGTGATTAATAATGCTGCGCCTGGAGCTGCTTTATATTTAGAGCCTGGGGATTATACAGCTCAATCCGGGACTATAACTTTAGCTAAGACACTTACTTTAAGAGGACTTAGAAGTTATGATAAACCTAAAGTAAAACTCAACTTTACACTAAATTCAGGTGTTGCCAATTTCAGTTTGATTGATTTGGATTTAACAGGATCTGGTGTTACTAATGCAAGTGTAATTACCGTTTCTACTGCAGCTACCATTACTGATATTTTGATCAGTAATTGTTATATCCATGATTATACTCGTTCGATGTTTGCGAATACAGCTGGTGCTGCAAGAATTAATTCATTAACAATAGACAACTGTATCGTTAAAAACGTTAATACTAATGCAGGGGCTGAATTTATTGATGTTAGAACTGCTTATGTAAAGAGTGTTGTGCTGCAAAACAGTACGTTTGATACTTGTTCTGACTCTCGTGAATTTATCCGTCTGGATCAATCTAGTGGTTTGAGTGGTACAGGTTTGACCTCAAGTGTGTTGATTAGTAGTTGTACCTTATACAAAGTTTCGACTACAGTGTCAGGCAAACGTTTGTTGTATGTTCGTTTTGCCAATAACAGTTCTACGGTGAAAAACACTTTAATTACAGATATGCCTTTAGGAATTTATTCCAATCAAAACGGTACTGCAACGCCTACAACGCCACCTACGTTTTCAAATAATAATTATTTCAATGCACCTTTGTTGTATGCTACGGGAACTGCAGCCAATACTATTGACGCTTCAGGTACCTATGGTATTTTAGATCCTAAATTCGCAAATGCTACCAATGGTGATTTTACAATTACAAATCAAGCATTAAAAGATAAAAATGTTGGAGATCCACGTTGGATAAAATAA